In Streptomyces sp. NBC_01717, one DNA window encodes the following:
- a CDS encoding tetratricopeptide repeat protein gives MVGIQGVSWNERRQYASRLFESQRYRAASRVLKDLVASAPRNLDLRMLLARSYYYTAQLSLAEAELRQVLRAEPAHPSAHLALARVLERQHRCSEAAPHMRAADTMTARDLLALRHPHNSSPRLAG, from the coding sequence ATGGTCGGCATACAGGGAGTGAGCTGGAACGAGCGGCGGCAATACGCGAGCCGTCTCTTCGAATCCCAGCGTTACCGCGCGGCTTCCCGGGTTCTCAAGGACCTGGTTGCCTCGGCGCCCCGCAACCTGGACCTCCGCATGCTCCTCGCCCGTTCGTACTACTACACGGCGCAGCTTTCCCTGGCCGAGGCGGAGCTGCGCCAAGTGCTGCGCGCCGAGCCCGCCCACCCCTCTGCCCACCTCGCGCTCGCCCGCGTCCTGGAGCGCCAGCACCGCTGTTCCGAGGCGGCGCCCCATATGAGGGCCGCGGACACGATGACCGCACGCGACCTCCTTGCCCTCAGGCACCCCCACAACTCATCCCCCCGACTCGCCGGTTGA
- a CDS encoding alkaline phosphatase family protein: MPGRSVFRRSRTALTCALTLTAAAVVGLWTGIGGSSSAQAAAGVPTPDHVIVVVFENHGYSQVIGSSSAPYINSLKSGGANLSASYAETHPSQPNYFALFSGSTQGITDDSCYTPGFSSKPNLASELIAAGKTWASYNETLPSQGSTTCSSGSYARKHNPWFGFSNVPTSSAYTFQQFPTDYTKLPQVSFVVPNLCSDMHDCSVSTGDTWLKNNLGAYATWAKTHNSLLVVTFDEDNRLSGNRIPTVLYGQQVTPGSTSATTYNHYDLLRTLEDMHGLGHAGNAASAKDITGVWAS, translated from the coding sequence GTGCCCGGCAGATCCGTGTTCCGCCGCAGTCGCACCGCCCTCACCTGCGCCCTGACCCTCACCGCTGCCGCCGTCGTCGGCCTGTGGACCGGCATTGGCGGCTCCTCGTCCGCCCAGGCCGCGGCCGGCGTGCCAACTCCCGACCACGTGATCGTCGTGGTCTTCGAGAACCACGGCTACAGCCAGGTAATCGGCTCCTCCAGCGCCCCGTACATCAACTCGCTGAAGAGCGGCGGCGCCAACCTGAGCGCCTCGTACGCCGAGACGCACCCCAGTCAGCCCAACTACTTCGCCCTGTTCTCCGGCTCCACGCAGGGCATCACGGACGACAGCTGCTACACCCCCGGCTTCTCCAGCAAGCCCAACCTCGCGTCCGAGCTGATCGCCGCGGGCAAGACCTGGGCGAGCTACAACGAGACGCTTCCCAGCCAGGGTTCGACCACGTGCAGCAGCGGCAGCTACGCCCGCAAGCACAACCCGTGGTTCGGCTTCAGCAACGTCCCGACCTCATCCGCGTACACGTTCCAGCAGTTCCCCACCGACTACACGAAACTGCCGCAGGTCTCCTTCGTCGTCCCGAACCTGTGCAGCGACATGCACGACTGCTCGGTCTCGACCGGTGACACCTGGCTGAAGAACAACCTCGGCGCCTACGCAACCTGGGCGAAGACCCACAACAGCCTCCTCGTCGTCACCTTCGACGAGGACAACCGGCTCAGCGGCAACCGCATCCCCACGGTGCTCTACGGCCAGCAGGTGACCCCGGGCTCCACGTCCGCCACCACGTACAACCACTACGACCTGCTGCGCACGCTCGAGGACATGCACGGCCTCGGCCACGCGGGCAACGCGGCGTCCGCCAAGGACATCACCGGGGTCTGGGCATCCTGA
- a CDS encoding calcium-binding protein — translation MRIRSTAAAAVGALALLSFLTPAAHADAQKGDTVFTSLSFSKQTVNAGVSTAQTLTVTAVAKDGSGIKDIYGSKLVSADSRIIHAGSADCTRPTSTTRKCVLKFTLDADRTDYYDLKNSSAGTWHFTAEAAANDGDFYDLEDSAPVKVKRYAKLADTRASPEPVAKGGTLTVTGTLTRANWDTNAYAGYSGQTVALQYKKSGSSTYTTVKKVTTDSGGKLRTTVTANSAGTWRWAFAGTSTTSTATAYGDSVALK, via the coding sequence ATGCGTATTCGTTCCACCGCGGCCGCTGCCGTCGGCGCTCTGGCACTGCTCTCGTTCCTGACGCCGGCCGCGCATGCCGACGCACAGAAGGGCGACACCGTCTTCACGTCGCTGTCCTTCAGCAAGCAGACAGTCAACGCCGGAGTCAGCACGGCGCAGACGCTGACCGTCACCGCCGTCGCCAAGGACGGGTCCGGGATCAAGGACATCTACGGTTCCAAGCTGGTCAGCGCTGACAGCCGGATCATCCACGCAGGCTCCGCCGACTGCACCCGCCCCACGTCCACCACCAGGAAGTGCGTCCTCAAGTTCACCCTGGACGCCGACCGCACCGACTACTACGACCTCAAGAACAGCTCGGCCGGCACCTGGCATTTCACTGCCGAGGCCGCCGCCAATGACGGCGACTTCTACGACCTCGAGGACAGCGCGCCGGTCAAGGTGAAGCGTTACGCCAAGCTCGCCGACACCCGGGCCTCCCCCGAACCGGTCGCCAAGGGCGGCACGCTCACCGTGACCGGGACGCTCACCCGGGCCAACTGGGACACCAACGCCTACGCCGGGTACAGCGGCCAGACCGTGGCCCTTCAGTACAAGAAGTCCGGCTCCTCCACCTACACCACGGTCAAGAAGGTGACCACCGACAGCGGCGGCAAGCTCAGGACGACGGTCACCGCGAATTCCGCCGGTACCTGGCGCTGGGCGTTCGCCGGCACAAGCACGACGAGCACCGCAACCGCCTACGGCGACAGCGTCGCCCTGAAGTAG